The sequence TTCTCTTGGTTCAAAGCGCCGCCAACACGCTGCAATAACTGGATGTGCATATAGACATCTGCCAGTAAAGTAATAATGGTTAGCAGTTGGTCTTCACTATCATCACCAGTTAAGCTATCATCGAGCAAACGCCGACGTATAGTCCGCAATTGCTGCAACTCCGGAATAAACTGATGCAATGGCGATGGACTCGTCCCTTGCTTTCGCAGTAAGGCGGCAACATACGTTTGCATCTCTGCCAGCAGCTTGCCGGCCGCATCATAAAACACCGCATCGCTGCTACGCGCGCGCCGCCGATAAAAGTAAGAAACAACCAATGCTACTGCAACTCCGACTAGTGCTGCCGACAACCGGCTCCAAACATATTCAATTGGTGCCTGCATTGCGCCACCGCTTAGCAGCATGATAACAATAATGGCAATAATTGGTGTGAAGGTACGTAAAAATACATACCCGGCATACACACTAATGGCCACCCCTACAGGCACAAATAAAATATTCTCCGGCACCACAATATAAAAGAGCAAACCAATAATGCTACCGAGAATCGTGCCGACAATCCGTGAATTGCCGGCGCGAATAGTTTCCCGCCGAGTCAGCTGAATCGCAAACAAAACATTGAAAAACAAAAACATCGGGAATGGGAAGAAACCTGGTATCAGTAAGTAGATGATGCTAGCCAAGAGCATGCTGATAAAAAGCAATTGAGTCCCAGCATCAAAATATTTTTTCATCATAAGTCAGCCCCCCGCTCAATTAAGATTGCTTCCAAATAATGCCATTGCGCTTCATGGGCAAGTAATTGCTCAGCATGAAAAACATAGACATGATTATAATCACCGAGGCTGCAGGCGGCAATATCATGCGCCTCAAACTGAGCAATTAAATGTACCGGCAAACAATGTTGTTCGCGTAAAATTTGACGCAAGTAAAAATAACTTTCCTCAATCTCCAAAAGCATCTGATCATATTTTAAAATGTACTCATGGCTCAACTGTTGATGGTCCTTAATTTCAGCAAAGAGTTCCTGAAGCTGAACTAATTGCTGAAACAATGGTGTAGCATCAGTGACCACATTAGCAGCTGCATCTGCCCGGTATTGAGCAAACAAATCTTTGAATGCATGGTAGCTCATTTTAAACTGTTGCACTAGTTTCACTTGAATTCGCTCAGTTAAGACAACTGTGATGAAAGCATGGATAGCAATATCAACACCCAAGATCAAAAAGAACCACGGCTCAACATCCATTGAATAAGCAGCAATAACTAATATTGCCGGTGCCACGATTGAGCGACCAATGCCAAGAGCTTTCAAAGTGAAGATAAGTAATAACAACACGAATGGTAATGTTAGCATCCAGGCTTGCAACCAAAGCACCGCTGCGGTTGCAAATAAGATTCCCACCAAAGAAGTTTGCACCACTAAAATTGCTTGCTTGCGCGAATGTTCCGAAGACTGTTGGAAAATCAACAATGAAATAATAATGGTAAGCGGGAAGTAAGGTAAGGCGCCGGGAATAATTAAGTGATTAAGTAAAATCAGGCACGACAATAAAAAAGCATGCAGAATATGCACCCTCGCTAAATATGTCTGAGATAATCGTTGTAATAGCTTGCTTTGTTTCATTTTGTCATCCTTCCTCCTTCTATTGTACCTATTTTTAGCAAAAATTATTTAAAATATGCTGTAAAATGATATACTAATGAGGAAATAGTTAGGAGGCATATCATGTTTTTAGAAATTATTGCATTATCAGCACAGGATGTTGTCGACGCCGCTGCCGCAGATGGCGACCGGGTTGAACTTGTCAGCGACATGGCTGCTGACGGGTTGAGCCCGACTATCGAAACCTTGCGCGATGTCGCAACGGTAGCAACAATTCCGGTAATGGTGATGGTGCGTTTTCATAATCGCGATTTTATTTATAGTCAAGATGAACTTGAACAAATGGCGGCTTTCATGGACGAAGCTCGCAACTACAATATTGGCGGCTTTGTCTTCGGTACATTGAACACCGAACGTCAAGTTGACACTTATTCGTTGGAATACTTACTGGCTCATGCCGGCAATCTACCGGTAACTTTCCACCGCGCCTTTGATTGCGTCCGCGATCAAACCGAGGCTCTGGGGGTATTATTACGCTATCCACAAATAAAAACGATTTTAACCAGTGGCGGTACTCAGCCAATTGCTGAGAACATTGCTCACTTGCAACAACTTGAAC comes from Culicoidibacter larvae and encodes:
- a CDS encoding FUSC family protein — encoded protein: MMKKYFDAGTQLLFISMLLASIIYLLIPGFFPFPMFLFFNVLFAIQLTRRETIRAGNSRIVGTILGSIIGLLFYIVVPENILFVPVGVAISVYAGYVFLRTFTPIIAIIVIMLLSGGAMQAPIEYVWSRLSAALVGVAVALVVSYFYRRRARSSDAVFYDAAGKLLAEMQTYVAALLRKQGTSPSPLHQFIPELQQLRTIRRRLLDDSLTGDDSEDQLLTIITLLADVYMHIQLLQRVGGALNQENVRRAYQRYGIISNQRFSYPIEDDAVVNEHVQAIFNLFDQIETILSNNQK
- a CDS encoding copper homeostasis protein CutC, with product MFLEIIALSAQDVVDAAAADGDRVELVSDMAADGLSPTIETLRDVATVATIPVMVMVRFHNRDFIYSQDELEQMAAFMDEARNYNIGGFVFGTLNTERQVDTYSLEYLLAHAGNLPVTFHRAFDCVRDQTEALGVLLRYPQIKTILTSGGTQPIAENIAHLQQLERQSNGQIKILAGGGITADNLPALKNAGIKSMHIGSLARHFGDFFEAIDIDYVQTLKK